The following proteins come from a genomic window of Bradyrhizobium paxllaeri:
- a CDS encoding molybdate ABC transporter substrate-binding protein: MNSLNILSGGAAQGLVGSLTQAFKAQTGFDIAGEFGAVGLMAEKLRKGTPADIVILTAALLAKLAQEKLIAAPSIANIGLVETALAVRTGDPQAAVRDADDLREVLRAADAIFVPDTKTSTAGIHVASVLQQLGIADEVAARLRVLPNGATAMRELAASDARRPIGCTQSTEIISTKGVTLSGSLPPGCELATMYTAGITTTAAYPKQAPELIGLLTGADQLEQRKRAGFVS, translated from the coding sequence ATGAACAGCCTGAACATCCTGAGCGGCGGCGCGGCGCAGGGACTGGTCGGCAGCCTGACGCAGGCTTTCAAAGCGCAAACCGGATTCGATATCGCGGGTGAGTTCGGCGCGGTCGGCCTCATGGCGGAAAAATTGCGCAAGGGGACGCCGGCTGACATCGTCATCTTGACCGCGGCGCTGCTCGCCAAGCTGGCGCAAGAGAAGCTGATTGCAGCTCCTTCGATCGCCAATATCGGCCTGGTTGAAACCGCCCTCGCCGTCCGAACCGGCGATCCCCAGGCCGCCGTCAGGGATGCCGATGATTTGCGCGAGGTCCTGCGGGCTGCCGACGCGATCTTCGTACCGGATACCAAAACCTCGACGGCCGGAATTCACGTCGCAAGCGTCCTTCAGCAGCTCGGCATCGCTGATGAGGTTGCCGCCCGCCTCCGGGTTCTCCCGAACGGCGCGACCGCGATGCGCGAACTGGCGGCCTCGGACGCGCGGCGTCCGATCGGCTGCACGCAATCAACCGAGATCATCAGCACCAAGGGCGTAACCTTGTCCGGCTCACTGCCGCCGGGCTGCGAGCTCGCAACCATGTACACCGCGGGCATCACGACCACCGCAGCCTACCCCAAACAGGCCCCGGAGCTGATCGGCTTGTTAACCGGCGCTGACCAGCTTGAACAGCGAAAGCGCGCTGGCTTCGTCAGCTAG
- a CDS encoding AAA family ATPase encodes MQSLDVGAWLEELGLGQYRALFSDQAIDSDVLPDLTDDDLVHLGVPLGHRKKILKAIDDLLGRETTEQHARSKLVRAWPDAERRQLTVLICDMIESTDLASKLDPEELRTVMGVYLDACVSAVTSLGGFIARYTGDGIVAYFGYPAALEDAAERAVRAGLELGQVVPNLAPLPGVTLHVRTGIATGLVVVGDLLGEGAAREEAVVGETPALAARLQSLAPPDGVAIAGSTRRLVEGMFELEFLGMCDLKGLPGLRPVWRVLHEAAAESRFDATHPADLTEVVGREDELSLLLGRWRTACEGERQLVLLTGEAGIGKSRLCMALASRIATESHFIIRLQCSPFHTVSALHPIFTYFERVAGLTLGMEPEEKLNRLIAEMQKSGNVAPETIALFADLLSIPIGDRLPRHEGTPEKLKSLTLDALDDWVVNLSRLKPVLWILEDAHWIDPTTVEAISRGLGRTSSARILAVITHRPEFHPPWTGRSQVASFSLNRLSRRQSYELVRRVAGKDLADALVEQIVSKADGMPLFIEELTKVVIDSGPYEAIIGSYDDKRGSGESTIPVTLQDSLLARLDRLTESKSVAQIGAVIGREFSFELLAAVVPSKPKELEAALTLLEAADLISARGNPPEVIYTFKHGLVQEAAYSTLLISRRQKLHKRIAETLRSNFAQIAEAQPELLAHHFTEADLISLAIDWWARAASRSAGRYNNIEAVSQFHRALGLLTHLADDSLTQLREFELRIAMIEPLYATSGYSGTEVEQNYARLLELGLDLGETQQLLRILWGRAGGALVRCDFPRALEYVGSFLELAHRAEDGTSAAQGVRIKAMIALASGELVTARERFLEVIEEFEREGTATTLGNYLTIPRPTTLAQYSIAAQQLGRLDEADELCVRSLHEARERGHHLTSCYVIYHCAMKSMVEQDPVAVFSLAEELVEIMNRHHVFYWECFTEALLGWASATTGALDSGLARLQRSREIRDRVQTRIWLPYFLISEADILMQNQRNDEAIALLDLAAAEADATGQRYSEAEEFRVRACARHSQGASLAEVEALFGRGLETAQRQNARLFELRTATSLAQVWRDAGRIDSARTLLLARYGGFTNGHGTTDLQKARSVLESIS; translated from the coding sequence ATGCAAAGTCTGGACGTCGGTGCGTGGCTTGAAGAGCTTGGGCTTGGCCAATACCGGGCCCTTTTTTCCGATCAGGCGATCGACAGCGATGTTCTGCCTGACCTGACAGACGACGATCTGGTGCATCTTGGTGTACCGCTGGGGCACCGCAAAAAGATTCTTAAGGCCATCGACGACCTTCTCGGGCGGGAAACGACCGAACAACACGCGCGCAGCAAACTTGTGCGGGCGTGGCCTGACGCTGAGAGACGACAGTTAACCGTGCTGATCTGCGACATGATCGAGTCGACGGACCTTGCCTCCAAGCTGGACCCTGAAGAGCTTCGCACGGTGATGGGCGTCTACCTCGATGCGTGCGTGAGTGCTGTGACCTCCCTTGGCGGTTTCATTGCCAGATACACCGGAGACGGAATCGTCGCCTATTTTGGCTATCCGGCCGCCTTGGAAGATGCCGCGGAACGGGCTGTCCGCGCGGGCTTGGAACTTGGGCAGGTTGTACCAAATCTGGCTCCGCTACCGGGTGTAACGTTGCATGTGCGAACAGGTATCGCGACAGGTCTTGTTGTCGTTGGTGACCTTCTGGGTGAGGGCGCAGCCAGGGAAGAAGCGGTTGTCGGCGAAACCCCGGCACTGGCCGCACGGCTGCAGAGTCTTGCTCCCCCCGACGGCGTGGCTATTGCCGGCAGCACACGCCGGTTGGTGGAGGGCATGTTCGAGCTTGAATTTCTCGGCATGTGCGACTTGAAGGGTCTCCCCGGCCTAAGACCTGTATGGCGCGTGCTGCATGAGGCAGCGGCCGAAAGCCGCTTCGATGCTACACACCCCGCCGATCTGACAGAAGTGGTTGGCCGGGAGGATGAGCTGTCGCTGTTGCTTGGGCGATGGCGGACCGCGTGCGAAGGCGAGCGTCAGTTGGTCCTGCTGACGGGCGAAGCAGGAATCGGAAAGTCGCGATTGTGCATGGCCCTTGCGAGCCGGATTGCAACAGAGAGCCATTTCATCATCCGCCTGCAGTGCTCGCCGTTCCATACCGTTAGTGCGCTGCATCCGATCTTCACGTATTTTGAACGCGTGGCCGGACTGACGCTCGGCATGGAGCCTGAGGAGAAACTGAATCGATTGATTGCTGAGATGCAGAAGTCCGGGAATGTGGCGCCCGAGACGATAGCGCTTTTTGCAGACCTGCTGTCGATACCCATTGGCGATCGTTTGCCTCGACACGAGGGGACACCCGAGAAGTTGAAGAGCCTGACACTTGATGCTCTGGACGATTGGGTCGTGAACCTGTCGCGGTTGAAGCCAGTATTATGGATACTGGAAGATGCGCACTGGATTGATCCGACGACGGTCGAGGCAATCAGCCGCGGCTTGGGCCGGACAAGCAGCGCTCGCATCCTGGCCGTAATAACGCACCGGCCGGAATTTCACCCCCCGTGGACCGGCCGTAGCCAGGTTGCTTCGTTCAGCCTCAATCGGCTGAGCCGACGGCAGTCGTACGAGTTGGTCCGACGGGTGGCGGGGAAGGATTTAGCCGATGCGCTTGTTGAGCAAATCGTCTCCAAGGCGGACGGGATGCCTTTGTTCATCGAGGAATTGACGAAGGTCGTAATCGACTCCGGCCCGTATGAGGCGATTATCGGATCCTATGACGACAAGCGGGGATCTGGTGAGTCGACGATACCGGTGACGCTGCAGGACTCATTGCTTGCCCGTCTTGACCGGCTGACAGAGAGCAAATCCGTTGCCCAGATTGGTGCGGTAATCGGGCGGGAGTTTTCATTCGAACTGTTGGCTGCGGTGGTGCCATCAAAACCCAAGGAACTTGAAGCTGCGTTGACACTGCTAGAGGCAGCGGACCTGATCAGCGCGCGAGGAAATCCACCGGAGGTGATCTACACATTCAAGCATGGCCTCGTGCAGGAGGCTGCCTACTCGACGTTGCTCATCAGTCGCCGCCAGAAGCTGCACAAACGCATCGCCGAGACGTTGCGGAGTAACTTTGCCCAGATAGCGGAGGCGCAACCAGAATTATTGGCGCACCATTTCACCGAAGCGGACCTCATCTCGCTGGCGATTGATTGGTGGGCCCGCGCCGCTTCGCGGTCGGCGGGCCGATACAACAACATTGAAGCGGTCAGCCAGTTTCACCGTGCTTTGGGGCTACTCACGCACCTTGCGGATGATTCATTGACCCAACTCCGGGAGTTCGAACTAAGGATCGCCATGATCGAACCGCTCTACGCGACGAGTGGTTATTCCGGGACGGAGGTCGAACAGAACTACGCCCGGTTGCTCGAACTTGGTCTGGACCTCGGAGAAACGCAGCAATTGCTGCGGATCTTGTGGGGCCGGGCCGGCGGCGCTCTCGTACGGTGCGACTTTCCGCGCGCTCTTGAGTACGTGGGGAGTTTTCTCGAACTGGCGCACCGGGCCGAGGACGGGACATCGGCGGCACAAGGGGTTCGGATCAAGGCAATGATTGCGCTGGCGAGCGGCGAGCTGGTCACGGCGCGCGAGCGATTCCTGGAAGTGATAGAGGAGTTTGAGCGCGAAGGCACGGCGACGACGCTCGGTAACTATCTGACGATTCCGCGTCCAACGACCTTGGCACAGTATTCGATCGCCGCACAACAACTCGGCCGTCTTGACGAGGCAGACGAACTGTGCGTGCGCAGTTTGCATGAGGCCCGTGAACGCGGGCACCACTTGACGAGCTGCTATGTGATCTATCATTGCGCGATGAAATCAATGGTTGAGCAGGATCCGGTCGCGGTCTTCTCCCTCGCTGAAGAGCTTGTCGAGATCATGAACCGGCACCATGTTTTCTACTGGGAATGTTTTACGGAGGCGCTTCTAGGTTGGGCTTCGGCCACAACGGGCGCGTTGGATAGCGGCTTGGCGCGACTGCAGCGCAGCAGGGAAATCCGAGATCGGGTGCAAACCAGGATCTGGCTTCCCTATTTCCTGATCAGCGAAGCCGATATCCTGATGCAGAACCAGAGAAACGATGAGGCTATCGCCTTGCTGGATCTAGCGGCGGCGGAGGCTGATGCAACTGGGCAGCGTTACAGCGAGGCGGAGGAATTTCGCGTACGAGCCTGCGCCAGACACTCCCAGGGCGCGTCGCTTGCCGAGGTAGAGGCTTTGTTCGGACGCGGATTGGAAACGGCACAAAGGCAGAATGCAAGACTTTTCGAATTGCGGACTGCGACAAGTCTGGCGCAGGTCTGGCGGGATGCCGGACGAATTGACAGCGCGCGTACGCTGCTCTTGGCGAGGTATGGTGGGTTCACGAATGGCCACGGGACTACGGATCTGCAAAAGGCTCGCTCGGTGTTGGAGAGTATAAGCTAG
- a CDS encoding polyprenyl synthetase family protein codes for MADLRERIARWIDGCSEELREALEWQFLTGSKYFRPLTIFSCYRAVREGPIPEQIMQSALVIELFHNVSLIIDDIVDRSPTRRGRATMHTKFGELSALMTSGYIVAEGYLQLKDDLTGIALFSELLKRLGVAECLQWRLRRQPLGVEDWRKIAGEDTGSMFEVCACLGDRSGRLRTFGGLLGLLYHGCDDVGDVKGLAALGGGGEEDLRDGILTLPAALAIRDPAAAKLFCDPEGGNLAELGRHFVAKLPEAEAYLDQIAEEGRTEARSFAVDPAPLIALIEQTRQLSRY; via the coding sequence ATGGCCGACTTGCGCGAGCGCATTGCACGCTGGATTGACGGCTGCAGCGAGGAGTTGCGCGAAGCGCTTGAATGGCAATTCCTGACTGGATCAAAATACTTTCGTCCGCTGACGATCTTTTCCTGTTATCGGGCAGTGCGCGAAGGGCCGATCCCCGAACAGATCATGCAATCGGCTCTGGTGATCGAGCTGTTTCACAATGTTTCTTTGATCATTGACGACATCGTTGATCGTTCCCCGACGCGGCGCGGTCGGGCCACCATGCACACCAAGTTCGGCGAACTATCGGCTTTGATGACTTCGGGCTACATCGTGGCGGAGGGCTATCTGCAGCTGAAGGATGACCTAACAGGCATTGCATTGTTTTCGGAACTGTTGAAACGATTAGGCGTGGCTGAATGCCTGCAGTGGCGGCTTCGTCGTCAACCGCTGGGAGTTGAGGACTGGCGCAAGATCGCCGGAGAGGACACCGGCTCGATGTTCGAGGTGTGTGCCTGCCTGGGCGATCGGTCGGGCAGGCTGCGAACTTTTGGTGGCCTGCTGGGGCTGCTCTATCACGGTTGCGACGATGTTGGCGACGTGAAGGGGCTGGCCGCACTCGGAGGCGGTGGAGAGGAGGACTTGCGCGATGGCATCCTTACGCTACCTGCAGCGCTGGCAATTCGTGATCCCGCAGCGGCAAAGCTATTTTGCGACCCGGAGGGCGGCAATCTGGCAGAGCTGGGCAGGCACTTCGTCGCCAAGCTGCCCGAAGCAGAAGCTTATCTCGACCAGATCGCCGAGGAGGGGCGAACCGAGGCACGATCGTTCGCTGTTGATCCCGCCCCCTTGATCGCGCTGATCGAGCAAACCCGGCAATTGAGCCGCTACTAG
- a CDS encoding FAD-dependent oxidoreductase — MSAATRLMERGFDITLYEQNNFLGGKLGAHRDSHTPDPHEHCYHMYLNWYNNFWQFMAEIGAVDKFIPSPVIGCRFPGDKQTRPYLTNPGSPATVLTNMLNGIASPADQFLSAYSLLDLIGTQSMSGTVLEQTSVSNFFRSRGYSTEGSLAASARTLAEAFASPSYLSSARSYQSLIKYGYPDPTPSLWLLTQNTNDAIFEPWRRHLEARAKTLKRRFKIYFQTRVEGLHLRDGQVRELTLGQMPKEPTTHRNDRPRVSKKWKIDVPGDLVLAVPPGPLGCLVSPDVAACAPKLETVRELRSEPMISLDAYFKRKIPGLTRSITLLLGSKYNLSLLDISQVWSDWPAGEGTALNVISSNADLIADYPEKVIKDIMLKELQRFLDFKLTDVDYDRCHVQTNVGEELFVNQVGSWNSRPKATCEIPNLFLAGDFCQTFIDVVTVEGAVVSGLLAAEALRRKHKTGAPIDIIRPDSYPAFLPAALAVALRPAAWAAKAVSVTDSMMRANFSRIFPNG, encoded by the coding sequence ATGTCCGCAGCCACCCGATTGATGGAGCGGGGCTTCGACATAACATTATATGAGCAGAACAATTTTCTCGGCGGCAAGCTTGGCGCCCATAGGGACAGCCACACACCCGATCCGCACGAACATTGCTACCACATGTACCTGAACTGGTACAATAATTTCTGGCAGTTCATGGCGGAGATCGGCGCCGTCGACAAGTTCATACCAAGCCCTGTCATCGGCTGCCGCTTTCCGGGAGACAAGCAGACCCGGCCATATCTCACCAATCCCGGATCGCCCGCGACCGTTTTGACCAACATGCTGAACGGCATCGCGTCCCCTGCAGACCAATTCCTCTCGGCGTATTCGTTGCTCGACCTCATCGGCACGCAATCGATGTCTGGGACTGTGCTGGAGCAAACCTCCGTTAGCAATTTCTTTCGATCAAGGGGCTACAGCACCGAAGGTTCATTAGCAGCCTCCGCCCGCACCTTGGCGGAGGCCTTTGCCTCGCCAAGCTACCTTTCTTCCGCGCGAAGCTATCAGAGCTTGATAAAGTACGGGTATCCCGACCCGACTCCATCCTTGTGGCTACTCACGCAGAATACCAACGACGCCATCTTCGAGCCATGGAGACGTCACCTGGAAGCGCGTGCAAAGACTCTCAAGCGCCGCTTCAAGATTTATTTCCAGACGCGGGTGGAAGGCCTTCACCTGAGGGATGGCCAGGTGCGCGAATTGACACTCGGCCAGATGCCGAAGGAGCCGACTACCCACCGCAATGACAGGCCGAGGGTAAGCAAAAAGTGGAAGATCGACGTTCCCGGAGATCTGGTGCTCGCCGTACCGCCGGGCCCGCTCGGATGCCTCGTTAGCCCCGATGTCGCGGCTTGCGCACCAAAGCTTGAAACAGTTCGGGAGCTGCGATCGGAGCCGATGATCTCCCTTGATGCGTATTTCAAGCGCAAGATCCCAGGCTTGACCAGAAGCATCACGCTGCTTCTGGGCTCGAAATACAATCTAAGTCTGCTCGACATTTCGCAGGTCTGGAGCGACTGGCCAGCGGGAGAAGGCACTGCGCTTAACGTCATCTCATCAAATGCTGACTTGATCGCTGATTATCCGGAAAAAGTCATCAAGGACATAATGCTCAAGGAGCTGCAACGCTTCCTCGACTTCAAGCTTACTGATGTGGACTACGACCGTTGCCACGTTCAAACCAACGTCGGCGAAGAGCTTTTCGTCAACCAGGTCGGCAGTTGGAACTCCCGCCCAAAGGCGACTTGTGAGATTCCGAACCTCTTTCTGGCCGGCGATTTCTGCCAGACCTTCATCGATGTCGTCACGGTCGAAGGAGCTGTGGTCAGCGGACTTTTGGCAGCGGAGGCATTGCGCCGCAAGCACAAGACTGGCGCTCCGATCGATATCATCCGGCCGGATTCCTATCCGGCATTTCTTCCAGCGGCGCTCGCGGTGGCTCTACGCCCTGCGGCCTGGGCCGCAAAGGCGGTCTCGGTGACCGACTCCATGATGCGCGCAAATTTCTCCCGGATTTTTCCCAACGGATGA
- a CDS encoding ATP-binding protein, translated as MNEAFLPLIDSLTTRCRGPDGSAVLEAVRANAPTWLLQMPGFLDVADRAAFRNEVFGATRERMSREFCDLVEVLSVDRPWVLVIEDMHWSDFQTVDVLSRFAHGDRKAQVLVLATYRVGDSIMSGHPVRRLHQDLEIHGRCSELQLDRLSKTEVEHHLALRFQDEKLASALSGPMFGRTQGQPLFIASLVDYLVNHESIVEIDGAWRLGSGTALSEDVVPNDLINMITHRIDRLSEDEQQLLEAASVAGSECAAALVAAGLSRDTVETEEVLEGLARKDHTVVACGVSEWPDGTYSGSYAFQHILYQNVLYKRLTPARRLQIHHRMGERLEQGYGGRTENIAATLALHFEQSHDFPRALRYLSQAAENSAKRLGHEEATNYLSRALGILDRLGTTDQYGPRTSLLRQRSWARRSAGDLAGSVRDLEEMIACAADAGQLRHEVNGLLAVSRFCLHADRRMCLHASNEALAKSEGLEDDAFKALVQGSSASINLWLKGWQEQDAALCEKALRVTADARDHGTLIRRYGIEGILECLRSRYEECRRSGTDGKKLAQEVGDVYIFVLFNVMESTALIHLGQWRRLQRETIAALALAERNANRPAIALCRLTLGWLHVEAMDFHGARELCESIDQAVLEENPFAFFFQRAVLAKVFVGLNEPQRAHQQFDDVMQRSNSDGIMMDYTIYAQLHHCLCEYSLQVGDIAQARTSAIKLYEYVAPAPDRNHLAQAHGLLTRVALAAGDLEEARAELSRALSTLEDTDMPLAAWRVYRAGVEVCESLGKPAEAVRYRARFEEVIRTLAGNFEPDDRLRSSLLAALDAPGAR; from the coding sequence ATGAACGAGGCATTTCTCCCGTTGATCGATTCGCTGACGACGCGTTGTCGCGGCCCGGACGGTTCGGCTGTCCTGGAGGCCGTGCGCGCCAATGCGCCGACTTGGCTGCTCCAGATGCCCGGTTTTCTCGACGTGGCGGACCGGGCCGCGTTCCGGAATGAGGTATTCGGAGCGACACGAGAACGGATGTCGCGTGAGTTCTGCGATCTGGTCGAGGTGTTGAGTGTGGATCGCCCGTGGGTCCTCGTCATCGAGGATATGCATTGGAGCGACTTCCAGACGGTCGACGTCCTGTCGCGCTTCGCACACGGAGACCGCAAGGCTCAAGTGCTCGTTCTTGCCACCTATCGTGTTGGCGACAGCATCATGAGTGGACATCCGGTTCGCCGTCTGCATCAGGATTTGGAGATCCACGGGAGGTGCAGCGAGCTGCAACTCGATCGATTGTCCAAAACCGAGGTGGAGCACCACCTCGCCTTGCGTTTCCAGGACGAGAAGCTCGCTTCGGCGCTCTCCGGGCCGATGTTCGGGCGCACCCAGGGGCAGCCGTTGTTCATCGCCTCGCTTGTGGACTACCTGGTCAATCACGAGTCGATTGTGGAGATCGACGGCGCCTGGCGCCTCGGATCCGGAACTGCCCTATCCGAGGATGTCGTGCCAAACGATCTGATCAACATGATCACACATCGGATCGATCGTCTGAGTGAGGACGAACAGCAGCTGCTCGAGGCGGCCAGCGTAGCGGGAAGCGAATGTGCCGCAGCCCTCGTGGCCGCTGGTCTGTCGCGCGACACCGTGGAGACCGAGGAAGTCCTGGAGGGTCTTGCGCGCAAGGATCACACGGTGGTGGCGTGCGGCGTTTCTGAATGGCCCGACGGGACCTATTCCGGATCCTACGCTTTCCAACACATTCTCTATCAGAACGTGCTCTATAAACGGCTCACCCCGGCACGGCGCCTCCAGATCCATCACCGCATGGGCGAGCGCCTCGAGCAGGGATATGGGGGCCGGACGGAAAATATTGCGGCTACGCTCGCGTTGCATTTCGAGCAGAGCCATGATTTCCCGCGTGCACTGCGCTACCTCAGCCAGGCCGCAGAAAATTCCGCGAAGCGCCTCGGTCACGAGGAGGCGACCAATTATCTGTCCCGCGCACTCGGCATTCTCGACCGTCTGGGAACGACCGATCAGTATGGGCCGCGTACCAGCCTGTTGCGACAGCGGAGCTGGGCGCGGCGCTCGGCGGGGGATCTCGCCGGCTCGGTTCGCGATCTCGAGGAGATGATCGCTTGCGCCGCGGACGCGGGGCAGCTTCGCCATGAGGTTAACGGGCTCCTGGCCGTGAGCCGGTTCTGCCTTCATGCCGACCGCCGCATGTGCCTTCACGCTTCCAACGAAGCGCTTGCCAAGAGTGAAGGACTTGAGGATGACGCCTTCAAGGCTCTAGTGCAGGGTAGCAGCGCCAGCATCAATCTCTGGCTGAAAGGTTGGCAGGAGCAGGATGCTGCACTTTGCGAGAAAGCGTTGCGCGTAACAGCTGACGCGCGCGATCACGGCACGCTGATCCGGCGATACGGGATCGAGGGAATCCTCGAATGCTTACGGTCGCGTTACGAGGAATGCCGTCGTTCGGGAACCGATGGCAAGAAGCTCGCGCAGGAGGTCGGCGACGTCTACATCTTTGTGCTGTTCAACGTGATGGAGTCGACCGCGCTGATCCATCTTGGCCAATGGCGGCGATTGCAGCGCGAGACCATCGCCGCGCTGGCGCTGGCGGAAAGAAACGCTAACCGCCCGGCGATTGCCCTGTGCCGCCTCACCTTGGGGTGGCTCCACGTCGAGGCGATGGATTTTCATGGTGCGCGCGAGCTCTGCGAGAGCATCGACCAAGCAGTGCTTGAAGAAAATCCCTTCGCCTTCTTCTTTCAGCGAGCCGTTCTTGCGAAGGTCTTCGTCGGCCTGAACGAGCCGCAACGAGCGCACCAGCAGTTCGATGACGTCATGCAACGGTCGAATTCCGACGGCATCATGATGGATTACACGATCTACGCGCAGCTACACCATTGCCTTTGCGAGTACAGCCTTCAGGTCGGCGATATCGCACAGGCGCGGACATCGGCGATAAAGCTGTACGAGTACGTCGCGCCGGCGCCCGATCGCAATCATCTGGCGCAGGCGCACGGGCTGCTCACCCGGGTTGCGCTCGCTGCGGGCGATTTGGAGGAGGCAAGGGCGGAGCTCTCGCGTGCCCTTTCAACTCTCGAAGATACCGACATGCCGCTCGCCGCTTGGCGGGTCTATCGGGCGGGTGTAGAGGTCTGCGAGAGCCTCGGCAAGCCGGCCGAGGCGGTCAGGTACAGAGCTCGCTTCGAGGAAGTCATTCGAACCCTTGCCGGGAATTTCGAACCTGATGACCGATTGCGGTCGTCATTGCTTGCCGCCCTCGATGCGCCGGGGGCGCGCTGA
- a CDS encoding winged helix-turn-helix domain-containing protein produces MDVDTATLYRGNDLLPVGCRAVALLSALAKRQGLVVSKDELIQAAWSGLVVEESNLSVQIAALRKALAAEPGGERWIETLPRRGYRFVGPTTTSSHHSAIEEKVPPAQGVGRTILSPGAAGGRSQEGSIPRRSRWLVGRNGPLATLDKVTQRMLAGDRQVVFITGEAGIGKTSFVEMAIEQLSRYRVETLCGFCTERFA; encoded by the coding sequence TTGGATGTCGATACCGCAACTCTCTATCGTGGCAATGATCTGCTACCCGTTGGCTGCCGCGCCGTCGCACTGCTCAGCGCGCTGGCGAAACGTCAAGGTTTGGTGGTTTCCAAGGACGAATTGATCCAGGCCGCTTGGTCAGGCTTGGTCGTCGAAGAAAGCAATCTATCGGTTCAGATTGCGGCGCTGCGCAAAGCGCTTGCGGCCGAGCCGGGCGGAGAGCGTTGGATCGAAACCTTGCCGCGCCGTGGATATCGGTTCGTCGGCCCGACCACGACGAGTTCGCACCACAGCGCGATCGAGGAGAAGGTGCCGCCTGCCCAGGGAGTTGGGCGCACTATCCTGTCCCCCGGTGCAGCCGGCGGCAGAAGTCAGGAGGGATCAATCCCCCGCCGGTCCCGCTGGCTCGTCGGGCGAAACGGTCCGCTGGCTACGCTGGACAAGGTTACGCAGCGAATGCTCGCCGGCGACAGACAGGTCGTCTTCATCACCGGCGAGGCTGGTATCGGCAAGACCTCGTTCGTCGAAATGGCGATCGAGCAGCTTTCTCGGTATCGCGTCGAGACCCTGTGCGGTTTCTGCACCGAGCGTTTCGCATGA
- a CDS encoding OpgC domain-containing protein — MLGLAELKGAGRDLRIDACRGIALWFIFLDHIPNNIGSWLTLRNYGFSDAAEVFMFVSGVTCALAYGKAWRCEGWTEVIRRTLRRSWDIYVAFLLLTLACAILVHLAGGGRLADESNTRILLDQLGATLAHAAILQYRPVNTDVLPIFVLLHLLFAPLLWLLLRLPNVTLGASVALYVLVHVFGWTVPAWPSGHWAFNPLAWQLLVVLGAWWMIEDRNVRPWVTSRTVLGLAVLYLLFSLVVALSWRIKPLEALIPQTFARLHQADKSNLDPLRLLHFLAIAVLAAWFVPRNWRGLMTPVMRGAICCGRNSLPIYCLGVLLAFAGHMVLFDISDGFAMQIAVSLVGIAAMIATAMLLNLISIKPRQQLAIDSALPSEKRRTMMSHSIG, encoded by the coding sequence ATGCTCGGGCTGGCGGAGCTCAAAGGCGCGGGCCGCGACCTGCGAATAGATGCCTGCCGTGGCATCGCGCTGTGGTTCATCTTTCTTGACCATATCCCAAACAACATCGGAAGTTGGCTGACGCTGCGGAACTACGGCTTCAGCGATGCCGCGGAAGTATTCATGTTCGTCTCGGGCGTAACCTGCGCGCTGGCCTACGGCAAGGCATGGCGCTGCGAGGGCTGGACTGAGGTGATCCGCCGGACCCTTCGGCGAAGCTGGGACATTTACGTTGCATTTTTGCTGCTCACGCTCGCTTGCGCCATCCTGGTTCACCTCGCAGGCGGCGGCCGTCTCGCTGACGAGAGCAATACGCGCATTCTATTGGACCAGCTGGGCGCGACGCTCGCCCACGCGGCGATACTGCAATACCGTCCGGTCAATACCGACGTGTTGCCGATCTTTGTGCTTCTTCATCTTTTGTTCGCGCCGTTACTGTGGTTGCTGCTGCGACTGCCGAACGTGACGCTTGGCGCGTCGGTAGCACTTTACGTGCTGGTGCATGTCTTCGGCTGGACAGTCCCGGCGTGGCCGAGCGGTCACTGGGCCTTCAATCCGCTGGCCTGGCAGCTCCTCGTTGTGCTCGGCGCGTGGTGGATGATCGAGGACAGGAACGTCCGGCCGTGGGTCACGTCACGCACGGTGCTTGGACTTGCTGTCCTATATCTACTCTTCAGTCTGGTCGTCGCACTGAGCTGGCGCATCAAACCGCTGGAAGCACTGATCCCGCAGACGTTTGCGCGGCTGCACCAAGCGGATAAATCAAATCTCGATCCATTGCGATTGCTGCATTTTTTGGCGATAGCCGTTTTGGCAGCGTGGTTCGTGCCTCGCAATTGGCGAGGGCTGATGACACCAGTGATGCGCGGCGCGATCTGTTGTGGCCGGAACTCGCTACCAATCTATTGCCTTGGCGTTCTGCTGGCGTTCGCCGGTCACATGGTGCTGTTCGATATCTCGGACGGGTTTGCGATGCAGATCGCGGTGAGTCTCGTTGGCATCGCGGCGATGATCGCGACCGCAATGCTGCTGAACTTGATCAGTATCAAGCCCAGGCAGCAATTAGCAATAGACAGCGCGCTGCCGAGTGAAAAACGGCGAACTATGATGTCTCACTCCATCGGCTGA